A portion of the Desulfosoma caldarium genome contains these proteins:
- a CDS encoding YeeE/YedE thiosulfate transporter family protein produces MNEPKYMNPYLAGVLLGLVLLASYLVLGTGLGASGGVARLGAAISSWVAPEHTRHSAYFGSWGDKPLHYYLVFMMVGTFLGGLFSAMAAGRMGWTVEKGEAFSRNKRLLLALVGGLLVGFASRLARGCTSGQGMTGGALFLNGSWLFLISLFSSGYFTAWLVRRQWHD; encoded by the coding sequence ATGAACGAACCCAAATATATGAATCCCTACCTGGCTGGAGTGCTCCTGGGATTGGTCCTTCTGGCGTCGTACTTAGTGCTGGGAACCGGTCTGGGGGCGTCGGGCGGAGTCGCTCGCCTTGGCGCGGCCATATCCTCATGGGTGGCTCCGGAACATACGCGCCACAGCGCCTATTTCGGGTCGTGGGGCGACAAGCCGCTTCATTACTATCTGGTCTTCATGATGGTCGGCACGTTTCTGGGCGGTCTTTTTTCCGCCATGGCGGCCGGGCGGATGGGTTGGACCGTGGAAAAGGGCGAAGCCTTTTCTCGTAACAAACGCCTGCTGCTGGCCCTGGTCGGCGGATTGTTGGTGGGGTTTGCCAGCCGCCTGGCTCGAGGCTGCACTTCTGGACAGGGTATGACCGGCGGAGCCTTGTTCCTCAATGGAAGCTGGCTGTTTTTGATCAGCCTCTTTTCGAGCGGTTATTTTACGGCCTGGCTGGTAAGGAGGCAGTGGCATGATTGA
- a CDS encoding DUF6691 family protein, which produces MIETLFSTDLLHSGPGFLAAFIVGLLFGLVLERAGFGSSRRIAGVFYLTDMAVIKVMFTALVTAAIGLAYASFLGLVGPENLYVMPTVYGAQIVGGLIFGVGFALSGWCPGTSLVGAASGKLDAVVFFVGAILGSIVFNELYPSVEFLYNWGSAGVRLIYESAGISLAAAVLVLSILAVMAFWVAETVEEKGHRPGVLKNTRFFRSFCTALIILAVGLFITPSTPPSSATSADSSQPVAVSTEFEKALMASIEAAADHIEPEELANRIMGNERGLLVVDVRPAVEYQAFHIRGAVNIGMAELADQLAPYRNRGLIVLYSNGMTHPAQARDSLYRQGFRNVYILSEGLTGFMERCLKPASLRTEPLDAAKVAQINAWRNYFQFGPSVVAASVPEPVESPETNLPGIVSADWVQQNLGRPGLVVIDLRGQEEYNRGHIPGSMRLDLESLRGVVGGVPSRLMPVQILAAKFSLMGLQPDDVVVLATDGKPRDATLVGMALERMGHTRYALMETSVAKWHSDGRPWDQALPTVTPSEYPVDPDADTFTVEYQTILAELNKGRTVILDVRPVDYYTGAKSDEARAGHIPGAVNRPFTEDLVKNGEEVFFKPLPDLAKAYEALIPDKNTPVIVHCRTGHQASQTWFVLKRLLGYTNVRWYDASWTEWAARPELPVATGASESKG; this is translated from the coding sequence ATGATTGAAACACTGTTTTCGACGGATTTGCTTCACAGCGGCCCCGGATTTCTGGCTGCTTTCATCGTGGGACTGCTCTTTGGGCTGGTTTTGGAACGGGCGGGGTTCGGCAGTTCCCGCCGAATAGCCGGCGTGTTTTATTTGACGGATATGGCCGTGATCAAAGTAATGTTCACGGCTCTGGTCACCGCAGCTATCGGCCTGGCCTACGCATCCTTTCTGGGCCTGGTCGGCCCGGAAAACCTGTATGTGATGCCCACCGTGTATGGAGCCCAGATCGTGGGCGGGCTGATATTCGGCGTGGGATTCGCCTTGAGCGGCTGGTGCCCCGGAACGTCGCTGGTGGGTGCGGCCTCCGGCAAGCTGGACGCCGTTGTGTTCTTTGTCGGAGCGATACTCGGCAGCATCGTATTTAACGAACTCTACCCATCCGTGGAATTCCTTTACAACTGGGGATCCGCCGGAGTACGCCTGATATACGAATCCGCCGGTATCAGCCTGGCCGCGGCCGTCTTGGTCCTGAGCATTCTGGCGGTCATGGCTTTTTGGGTGGCCGAAACAGTTGAAGAAAAGGGCCACAGGCCGGGCGTGCTGAAAAACACCAGGTTTTTCCGTTCGTTCTGCACAGCCCTGATCATTCTGGCCGTGGGCCTGTTCATTACACCCTCCACACCGCCCTCCTCGGCCACATCCGCGGATTCCTCACAGCCGGTCGCCGTATCGACCGAATTCGAAAAAGCGCTGATGGCCTCCATCGAAGCGGCCGCCGATCACATCGAACCCGAAGAGCTTGCCAACCGAATCATGGGCAACGAAAGGGGTTTGCTGGTGGTGGACGTGCGTCCTGCGGTGGAGTACCAGGCGTTCCACATTCGAGGTGCCGTGAATATCGGCATGGCCGAACTGGCCGACCAACTGGCTCCGTACCGGAACCGAGGGCTGATCGTGCTGTATTCCAACGGCATGACCCACCCGGCCCAGGCTCGTGATTCCCTGTATCGGCAGGGCTTTCGAAATGTGTATATTTTGTCCGAGGGGCTGACCGGTTTCATGGAGCGGTGCCTCAAACCCGCATCCCTGCGGACCGAACCATTGGATGCGGCGAAGGTGGCCCAGATCAATGCGTGGCGAAATTATTTCCAATTTGGGCCATCCGTTGTAGCGGCTTCAGTTCCTGAACCGGTAGAAAGCCCGGAAACCAACCTTCCCGGAATCGTGTCGGCGGACTGGGTTCAGCAAAACCTTGGCCGACCCGGATTGGTGGTGATTGACCTGCGTGGCCAGGAGGAATACAACCGGGGCCATATCCCCGGGTCCATGCGTCTGGATTTGGAAAGCCTTCGCGGCGTGGTCGGCGGGGTTCCGTCCCGACTCATGCCCGTCCAGATACTGGCGGCGAAATTTTCCCTAATGGGACTCCAGCCCGATGACGTGGTGGTGCTGGCCACGGACGGCAAGCCTCGAGACGCCACGCTGGTGGGGATGGCCCTGGAGCGTATGGGCCATACCCGGTATGCCCTTATGGAAACATCCGTGGCCAAATGGCACAGCGACGGCAGACCCTGGGATCAGGCACTTCCGACGGTAACGCCGTCCGAATATCCTGTGGACCCGGACGCGGATACATTTACTGTGGAATATCAAACCATCCTGGCCGAGCTTAACAAAGGCCGGACCGTGATTCTCGACGTGCGGCCGGTGGATTATTACACGGGCGCGAAATCCGACGAAGCCCGCGCCGGGCATATCCCCGGCGCGGTGAACCGGCCATTTACCGAGGACTTGGTCAAAAACGGTGAGGAGGTGTTTTTCAAACCGTTGCCTGATCTGGCCAAAGCTTATGAAGCTCTGATTCCCGACAAGAATACGCCGGTTATCGTCCATTGCCGCACCGGACATCAGGCCAGCCAGACCTGGTTCGTGCTCAAGAGATTGTTAGGATACACCAACGTCCGCTGGTACGACGCTTCATGGACGGAATGGGCCGCGCGGCCCGAACTCCCCGTGGCCACCGGCGCGTCGGAATCAAAGGGCTGA
- a CDS encoding lipocalin family protein, translated as MSQSEFQSNGNAGAMVFLLALWISPILLFVGCAGTTPSDPNHQPVPMVDLERYQGKWYEIASLPAWFQKGCFCTTAEYILEKNYVRVINRCRKGTPDGKWNEAVGKARPVEGSNNARLKVRFFWPFDGDYWVIALDPHYQWAVVGHPKKQYLWILSRTPRMDTDLLQDLVARARSMGYPVDHLKRTDQSCNEDFGFGLKFPIVFCID; from the coding sequence ATGAGTCAATCCGAGTTTCAATCCAATGGGAATGCCGGCGCCATGGTTTTCCTCCTGGCATTATGGATATCGCCGATCCTGCTCTTTGTGGGATGCGCGGGAACCACGCCGTCCGACCCGAACCACCAGCCCGTGCCCATGGTGGATCTGGAACGCTACCAAGGAAAATGGTACGAAATCGCTTCCCTGCCCGCCTGGTTTCAAAAGGGTTGTTTCTGCACCACGGCGGAATACATACTTGAAAAAAACTACGTGCGGGTCATTAACCGGTGCCGTAAAGGCACTCCAGATGGGAAATGGAATGAGGCTGTCGGCAAAGCTCGGCCTGTGGAAGGCAGCAACAATGCACGGCTCAAGGTCAGATTTTTCTGGCCGTTCGACGGCGATTACTGGGTGATTGCTCTAGATCCGCATTATCAGTGGGCCGTGGTCGGGCATCCTAAAAAGCAATATTTATGGATACTCAGCCGCACGCCGAGGATGGACACAGACCTTCTGCAAGATCTTGTGGCCCGCGCCCGGTCCATGGGCTATCCCGTGGATCATTTGAAAAGGACCGACCAGTCGTGCAATGAGGATTTCGGGTTTGGTTTGAAATTTCCTATTGTTTTTTGTATTGATTGA
- a CDS encoding carbohydrate porin has product MKKCVVLCAAFFVLAFAGLGRADDAELKRELQMLKQRVQELEAKLKAQEAIQRSTAAAPGDTQMGGEEPTSIQDMIMEKFGTLSIHGGVLTYYQGRNGPNIDDMDYSGTSGAGYVADLELSFEPTPNGEFFMRIHAGEGQGADKDLDDEGALFANLNTIADDNPENEGVSVLEAFYTHKFFEERLFVSVGKSEQVAFIDDNEFANDEATQFVGKPFVVSPMLDSEDEYAPMLAVGFSPVDNLEMVVLYESTSRPLLSDEDQKSVWDDIFDNPFVAAQMTFSPEFNGLQGNYRVYGWGATYKHPKIVGEGTDRGWGIGLSLDQMVHDKVGLFARLAYSNDNVYEVPWFWSFGANLKGMIPNRDDDEIGLGVAGLKANDDLDNDGTEYHLEAYYRIVLSEHLAISPDIQFVINPLGDTNNDNVVAFMIRGEFNF; this is encoded by the coding sequence ATGAAAAAGTGTGTGGTTTTGTGCGCGGCGTTTTTTGTACTGGCCTTCGCGGGCCTCGGCAGAGCCGATGACGCAGAGCTCAAGAGGGAACTGCAGATGCTTAAGCAGCGGGTGCAGGAACTGGAAGCTAAGTTGAAAGCGCAAGAAGCTATCCAGAGATCCACCGCAGCGGCGCCGGGGGATACTCAAATGGGTGGCGAGGAGCCGACGTCAATCCAGGACATGATCATGGAAAAATTCGGAACGCTCTCCATCCACGGCGGCGTGCTCACGTACTACCAAGGGCGGAACGGGCCTAACATCGACGACATGGACTACTCGGGGACCAGCGGCGCCGGTTACGTGGCTGATCTTGAGCTCTCATTTGAGCCCACCCCCAACGGCGAATTCTTCATGCGCATCCACGCCGGGGAAGGCCAAGGCGCCGACAAGGACCTGGATGACGAAGGGGCACTGTTTGCCAACCTCAATACAATCGCCGATGACAACCCGGAAAATGAAGGCGTAAGCGTGCTGGAAGCCTTTTACACGCATAAATTTTTTGAAGAGCGATTGTTTGTATCCGTAGGTAAATCCGAGCAGGTGGCGTTCATCGATGACAACGAGTTTGCCAATGACGAAGCCACCCAGTTTGTGGGCAAGCCCTTCGTTGTCAGTCCGATGCTTGACAGTGAGGACGAATACGCGCCGATGCTCGCGGTCGGCTTCAGCCCCGTCGACAATCTAGAAATGGTCGTGCTCTACGAGTCCACGTCGCGCCCGTTGCTCAGTGACGAAGACCAGAAAAGTGTGTGGGATGACATTTTCGACAACCCTTTTGTCGCCGCTCAGATGACCTTTTCCCCCGAATTTAACGGTTTGCAGGGCAACTACAGAGTGTACGGCTGGGGAGCCACCTACAAGCACCCGAAAATTGTCGGCGAGGGCACAGATCGCGGCTGGGGCATCGGTTTGAGTCTGGATCAGATGGTTCATGACAAAGTTGGTTTGTTTGCCCGACTCGCGTACAGCAATGACAACGTTTATGAAGTTCCCTGGTTCTGGTCGTTCGGCGCGAATCTAAAGGGCATGATTCCAAACAGGGACGACGATGAAATCGGGCTCGGCGTGGCCGGGCTCAAGGCCAACGACGATCTGGACAATGATGGCACCGAATACCACCTGGAAGCCTATTACCGGATTGTGCTGTCGGAGCACCTGGCCATATCCCCGGACATCCAGTTTGTGATCAACCCGCTCGGCGACACCAACAACGACAATGTGGTGGCTTTCATGATCAGGGGTGAGTTCAATTTTTAA
- a CDS encoding ADP-ribosylglycohydrolase family protein: MIGAIAGDIIGSVYEHRRIKTKDFPLFDPRCHFTDDTVLTVAIANAILSREPYVDSVRRIARKYPHAGYGGSFMRWLNSPDAGPYSSWGNGSAMRVSPVGFAFTTEHEVLTEAKATAEMTHNHPEGVKGAQATALAVFLARTGSSKESIRSRIASLFEYDLDRTVEDIRPTYSFDVSCQGTVPEAIIAFLDSTSYEDAVRNAISLGGDSDTLGCVTGGIAEAFYGGVPHHIRAKVKELLTPDLWSVTEAFCLKYR, translated from the coding sequence ATGATCGGCGCCATCGCCGGCGACATCATCGGCTCGGTATACGAGCATCGGCGAATCAAGACCAAGGACTTCCCGTTGTTCGATCCGCGATGTCACTTTACGGACGACACCGTACTGACCGTGGCGATAGCCAATGCGATACTTTCGAGGGAGCCCTACGTTGATTCGGTGCGTCGGATTGCCAGAAAGTACCCCCACGCCGGTTACGGTGGATCCTTCATGCGCTGGCTCAACTCCCCAGACGCCGGTCCATACTCTAGCTGGGGCAATGGATCTGCCATGCGCGTTAGTCCCGTGGGTTTCGCGTTCACAACCGAGCACGAGGTCCTCACTGAGGCGAAAGCGACGGCCGAGATGACACACAACCACCCCGAGGGCGTGAAGGGAGCGCAAGCCACCGCGCTGGCAGTCTTCCTTGCCAGAACGGGGAGCAGCAAAGAATCCATTCGGTCAAGGATTGCCAGCCTATTCGAATATGATCTAGACCGGACCGTGGAAGACATTCGCCCGACGTACTCCTTCGATGTCTCCTGCCAAGGCACGGTGCCTGAAGCCATCATTGCGTTCTTGGATTCCACGTCCTATGAAGATGCTGTCCGAAACGCTATATCGCTCGGGGGCGATAGTGACACACTTGGGTGTGTCACAGGTGGGATTGCAGAGGCGTTCTACGGTGGCGTACCGCACCATATCCGAGCCAAGGTTAAGGAATTGCTGACGCCAGACCTGTGGTCAGTGACCGAGGCGTTCTGCCTGAAGTACAGATAG
- a CDS encoding OmpA family protein: MSRGRQIIWLVVGIFLAFSGTAFAQKDKEGCHDHPMLTRMQNFYIDHCEKREFDEVDFRDEEGNTIRVEGKVYRLDYNIKEGFTPPSSLQVIKNYEAAIENIGGIKIYQEESYEIWLKLDKNGKTFWVYVDSWHGGGKGETYGITIVEKEAMVQEVVADAKSMMSYIQAKGSASVYGIYFDFDKAEIKPESEPAIKEIAKLLQENTELKLYVVGHTDNVGNIEYNMKLSKARADAVMKELVTKYKVSAQRLKAFGVGSLAPVASNKSDDGRAKNRRVELVEQ; this comes from the coding sequence ATGAGTAGGGGCAGACAAATAATCTGGTTGGTCGTCGGTATTTTCCTTGCATTCAGCGGTACGGCCTTTGCCCAGAAGGATAAAGAAGGCTGTCATGACCATCCTATGCTTACACGAATGCAGAATTTCTATATCGATCACTGCGAGAAGAGAGAATTTGACGAGGTTGATTTCCGGGATGAAGAGGGAAACACCATTAGGGTCGAGGGAAAAGTATACAGACTTGATTATAATATAAAGGAAGGCTTTACCCCACCATCTTCATTACAGGTCATAAAAAACTATGAGGCTGCCATCGAGAATATTGGCGGGATCAAGATATATCAGGAAGAGTCCTATGAAATATGGTTGAAACTGGATAAAAATGGAAAAACCTTCTGGGTTTATGTAGATTCCTGGCACGGCGGGGGAAAGGGTGAAACCTATGGAATTACTATCGTGGAGAAAGAGGCGATGGTGCAGGAAGTCGTAGCGGATGCGAAGAGCATGATGAGTTATATCCAGGCAAAAGGGAGTGCCTCAGTCTATGGAATCTATTTTGATTTTGATAAGGCTGAGATCAAACCAGAGTCAGAACCAGCCATCAAAGAAATCGCAAAGCTTCTTCAGGAAAATACAGAACTTAAGCTTTATGTGGTAGGACATACAGACAATGTGGGAAACATTGAATATAATATGAAACTCTCTAAAGCAAGGGCAGATGCCGTGATGAAAGAACTTGTGACGAAATACAAGGTTTCAGCTCAAAGGCTCAAAGCTTTTGGAGTGGGCTCACTTGCACCTGTTGCCTCCAACAAGAGTGATGATGGCCGTGCTAAGAACAGGAGGGTGGAGCTGGTAGAGCAGTGA
- a CDS encoding short-chain fatty acid transporter, giving the protein MIRAMGRAFDQMARKWMPDPMLFAILLTFITYLLGVFLTKSGPFQMIQHWYKGFWELLSFAMQMCLILVTGHALATSPLVRRVIQYLAEIPKKQAGAIFLVGLTAAIASWINWGLGIIVGALMAREVGRSAELRGIPVHYPLLGAAGYAGFLTWHGGLSASAPLLVATENHFLVNEIGIIPSSQTLFSPMNIIISIVLILLVPLICILMAPRNESEVERITDISPDLVEMKISETVATDQMVLADKIENSKIISGIIGLGGMIYVVWYFFTQGFKLDLNIVNFTFLFLGILFQRTPINYIRATSEGARACAGIIVQFPFYAGIMGMMKYSGLVTIISGWFVAISNEVTYPVFAFLSAGLVNLFVPSGGGQWAIQGPIMVDAAKAMNFDINKAIMAVAYGDEWTNMLQPFWALALLGITKLKAREIVGYTMVVMVVSAVVFILGLILLPT; this is encoded by the coding sequence ATGATTAGAGCAATGGGGAGAGCATTTGACCAGATGGCACGCAAATGGATGCCGGATCCGATGCTGTTCGCGATCCTACTGACATTCATCACTTACCTGCTTGGAGTGTTTCTCACCAAGTCCGGGCCGTTTCAAATGATTCAACACTGGTATAAGGGGTTTTGGGAGCTCCTGTCCTTTGCGATGCAGATGTGCTTGATTCTTGTCACCGGCCATGCGCTGGCCACCTCGCCGCTGGTCAGGAGAGTCATCCAATACCTTGCCGAAATTCCCAAAAAACAGGCTGGTGCGATCTTTTTGGTAGGCCTAACTGCCGCCATCGCCTCGTGGATCAACTGGGGATTGGGAATTATCGTTGGCGCCCTCATGGCCCGGGAAGTGGGGCGCAGCGCCGAACTTCGTGGTATTCCTGTCCACTATCCGCTGCTTGGCGCAGCCGGGTACGCCGGATTTTTGACCTGGCACGGTGGGCTTTCCGCTTCGGCCCCCCTGCTGGTCGCCACTGAAAATCACTTCCTGGTTAACGAGATCGGGATTATTCCCTCCAGCCAAACGCTCTTCAGCCCCATGAACATCATTATTTCCATCGTGCTGATCCTGCTTGTTCCGCTGATCTGCATACTCATGGCCCCCCGCAATGAAAGTGAAGTGGAACGGATCACGGACATCAGCCCCGATCTCGTTGAAATGAAAATCAGCGAGACCGTGGCCACGGACCAAATGGTCCTGGCCGATAAGATTGAAAACAGCAAGATCATCTCCGGCATAATAGGTCTGGGGGGCATGATTTACGTGGTTTGGTATTTCTTCACGCAAGGATTCAAGCTCGACTTGAATATCGTCAATTTTACCTTTCTTTTTTTGGGGATCCTGTTCCAGCGCACCCCTATTAACTATATCCGTGCCACCAGTGAAGGTGCCAGGGCATGCGCCGGAATCATCGTTCAATTTCCCTTTTACGCCGGAATCATGGGGATGATGAAGTACTCCGGATTGGTAACAATTATCTCCGGCTGGTTCGTGGCCATCTCCAACGAAGTGACTTATCCGGTGTTCGCCTTCCTTAGCGCCGGATTAGTCAACCTTTTCGTGCCTTCCGGTGGTGGACAATGGGCAATACAGGGTCCCATCATGGTGGATGCAGCCAAGGCCATGAACTTCGACATAAACAAAGCCATCATGGCCGTGGCGTATGGCGATGAATGGACCAACATGCTGCAGCCGTTTTGGGCCTTGGCGCTTCTGGGTATTACCAAATTGAAAGCCCGAGAAATCGTGGGTTACACCATGGTGGTCATGGTGGTCAGCGCGGTGGTTTTCATCCTTGGGCTTATCCTTCTGCCCACATAA
- the hisS gene encoding histidine--tRNA ligase, with the protein MERVQAVRGMNDILPDAVHWWQKVEATARQVLELYGYREIRTPLVEKLELFARSIGESTDIVEKEMYAFADSKGQWLALRPEATASMVRAFIEHNLHADPLARKFYTIGPMFRHERPQKGRYRQFHQIDAEVFGIDDPLMDAEVMVTLCDFLQRLGLRDTGLHVNSLGCPACRPRFREDLKAFLQDRASQLCPDCDRRRHVNPLRVFDCKVDRCRDALNDAPELGQYLCEACRRHFDKVLEYLSHLHVAYDVDSRMVRGLDYYMRTTFEVITDRLGAQNAVGGGGRYDGLMRDLGGPDLPGIGFAIGMERLILLLQQEKTWDSKKPDVFIAVVGDEAVGQAFRLAQDLRTQGVAAELGHGGGSLKSQMRRANKMGAAHVVIVGEEELAKGAVVVRHMVSKEQRQVPLEDVAAFLAGKSTIESL; encoded by the coding sequence GTGGAACGGGTGCAAGCGGTTCGCGGAATGAACGACATTTTGCCAGATGCCGTGCATTGGTGGCAAAAAGTAGAAGCAACGGCGCGGCAAGTGCTTGAGCTTTATGGGTACCGGGAAATTCGGACACCCCTGGTGGAAAAATTGGAACTTTTCGCGCGAAGCATCGGCGAAAGCACGGACATCGTGGAAAAGGAAATGTACGCCTTTGCGGACAGCAAGGGCCAGTGGCTGGCCCTGCGGCCGGAAGCCACCGCTTCGATGGTTCGTGCCTTTATCGAGCACAATCTCCATGCGGATCCTCTGGCACGAAAGTTCTACACCATCGGGCCCATGTTTCGCCATGAGCGGCCTCAAAAGGGAAGGTATCGGCAGTTTCATCAGATTGACGCCGAGGTATTTGGCATTGACGATCCTTTGATGGATGCCGAAGTCATGGTCACGCTGTGTGATTTTCTGCAACGCCTTGGCCTGAGGGACACCGGGCTTCACGTCAATTCCTTGGGGTGCCCCGCGTGTCGGCCTCGGTTTCGCGAGGACCTGAAGGCGTTTCTTCAGGATCGAGCCTCCCAGCTTTGTCCCGATTGTGATCGCCGCCGTCATGTGAATCCTTTGCGGGTATTCGATTGCAAGGTGGACCGATGCCGCGACGCGCTCAACGACGCGCCGGAGCTTGGGCAGTATTTGTGCGAGGCATGCCGGCGGCATTTTGATAAGGTTCTGGAATACCTCTCACACCTTCATGTGGCGTATGACGTGGATTCTCGCATGGTGCGAGGGTTGGACTATTACATGCGCACTACCTTTGAGGTCATTACGGACCGGTTGGGAGCGCAAAACGCCGTGGGTGGTGGAGGGCGTTACGACGGGTTGATGCGCGACCTTGGAGGCCCGGATCTTCCGGGGATCGGCTTTGCCATCGGCATGGAGCGCCTCATTTTGCTGTTGCAGCAAGAAAAAACATGGGATTCCAAAAAGCCTGACGTTTTCATTGCCGTTGTTGGCGACGAGGCCGTGGGCCAGGCCTTTCGGTTGGCTCAAGACCTGCGCACGCAGGGCGTGGCCGCGGAGCTGGGCCATGGCGGCGGCAGCCTCAAGAGCCAGATGCGACGTGCGAACAAAATGGGCGCAGCCCACGTGGTGATCGTTGGCGAGGAGGAACTGGCCAAAGGTGCTGTGGTCGTGCGGCACATGGTGAGTAAAGAGCAAAGGCAAGTTCCCTTGGAAGACGTCGCGGCGTTTCTTGCGGGGAAGAGCACAATCGAATCCCTATGA
- the aspS gene encoding aspartate--tRNA ligase has protein sequence MKKEQERAVDQQAKSLEVQSVELTFPSGWRRSHDCGSLRLDHSGQNVVLMGWVQRRRDHGGLIFVDLRDREGITQIVFDPQADAAAHEAAHALRSEYVIAVQGTVRQRPEGMANPKLKTGDIEVLVYALKILNVAKTPPFLIEDDTEVSESVRLKYRYLDLRRPVMQAHLRLRHRAAFLTRNYFAERGFIEVETPVLTKSTPEGARDYLVPSRVNPGKFYALPQSPQLFKQLLMVAGLERYMQIVKCFRDEDLRADRQPEFTQLDLEMSFIEEEDIYELIEGWLSILFKDLLGLELSTPFLRLSYRDALNRYGTDRPDLRFGLELTDLTDLVKGCDFRVFREAVERGGLVKSLRLADGARLSRKDLDDLVHYAQEFGAKGMAWAKLQPDGWQSPIAKFLDPSLRDAIVDRMQGRPGDILFFMADHPTVVHETLGNVRTRLAQQLDLIPKGQYRFCWITHFPLLEWNPDEKRYVAVHHPFTSPLEEDMDFLESDPLKVRSRAYDLVLNGTEIGGGSIRIHREDVQKKIFGVLGIGDQEARDKFGFLLDALQYGAPPHGGIAFGFDRLIMLMTGATSIRDVIAFPKTQKATCLMSGAPSEPDVNQLLELCIRVDKEGR, from the coding sequence ATGAAAAAGGAACAGGAGCGCGCCGTGGATCAGCAAGCAAAATCATTGGAAGTACAAAGCGTGGAATTGACATTCCCGAGTGGGTGGCGCCGCAGTCACGACTGCGGCAGCCTGCGGCTCGATCACTCCGGCCAAAACGTCGTCTTGATGGGATGGGTGCAGCGGCGCCGCGACCATGGCGGCTTGATTTTTGTGGATCTTCGGGACCGTGAAGGGATAACCCAGATCGTATTTGACCCTCAAGCTGATGCCGCGGCGCACGAAGCGGCGCACGCCTTGCGTAGCGAATATGTCATTGCGGTTCAAGGCACCGTGCGTCAGCGCCCCGAGGGCATGGCCAATCCCAAACTGAAAACGGGAGACATCGAAGTTCTGGTGTATGCTCTAAAGATTCTCAATGTAGCCAAGACACCACCTTTTCTCATCGAAGACGACACGGAAGTCAGTGAAAGTGTTCGGCTGAAATACCGCTATCTGGATTTACGCCGCCCGGTCATGCAGGCCCATCTGCGCCTGAGGCATCGGGCTGCTTTTCTGACCCGAAACTATTTTGCCGAACGTGGGTTCATCGAAGTGGAAACCCCGGTGCTGACCAAGAGCACACCGGAAGGGGCTCGAGACTACTTGGTGCCGTCTCGAGTCAATCCCGGCAAGTTTTACGCTCTGCCCCAGTCCCCCCAGCTTTTCAAACAGTTGCTCATGGTGGCCGGATTGGAGCGCTACATGCAAATCGTGAAGTGCTTTCGGGATGAAGACCTTCGCGCCGATCGGCAGCCGGAATTTACGCAGTTGGATCTGGAGATGAGTTTCATCGAGGAGGAAGACATCTATGAGCTCATCGAGGGCTGGCTAAGCATCTTGTTCAAGGATCTTTTGGGGCTGGAACTTTCCACCCCGTTTTTGCGGCTTTCCTATCGCGACGCCCTGAACCGTTACGGTACAGACCGGCCGGATCTGCGTTTCGGACTTGAGCTGACAGACCTGACGGATCTCGTCAAAGGTTGCGACTTCCGCGTGTTTCGAGAGGCGGTGGAGCGGGGAGGCCTGGTCAAGAGCCTTCGCCTTGCCGATGGCGCGCGCCTTTCGCGAAAAGACCTGGATGACCTGGTGCACTACGCCCAGGAATTCGGCGCCAAGGGCATGGCCTGGGCCAAGCTGCAGCCGGATGGATGGCAATCGCCCATCGCCAAGTTCCTGGACCCGTCACTCCGAGATGCCATTGTAGACAGGATGCAGGGCCGCCCCGGGGATATTTTGTTTTTCATGGCCGATCACCCCACGGTTGTCCACGAAACCCTGGGCAATGTGCGCACCCGCTTGGCTCAGCAGTTGGACCTGATTCCCAAAGGGCAATATCGCTTTTGCTGGATTACCCATTTTCCGCTTCTGGAATGGAATCCGGACGAGAAACGTTACGTGGCGGTGCATCACCCCTTCACATCGCCGCTGGAAGAGGATATGGATTTTTTGGAAAGCGATCCGCTGAAGGTGCGAAGCCGCGCCTACGATCTGGTCCTCAACGGCACGGAAATCGGCGGAGGCAGCATTCGCATTCACCGGGAAGATGTGCAGAAAAAGATCTTTGGCGTTCTCGGCATTGGGGATCAGGAAGCTCGCGACAAATTCGGTTTTCTTTTAGATGCTCTGCAGTACGGCGCGCCCCCTCACGGCGGCATCGCGTTTGGTTTCGACCGCCTGATCATGCTCATGACGGGCGCCACCTCCATTCGGGACGTCATTGCGTTTCCTAAGACGCAGAAAGCCACGTGTCTCATGAGCGGAGCGCCGTCGGAGCCGGATGTGAACCAGTTGTTGGAATTATGTATCAGGGTGGACAAAGAGGGGAGATAA